The following proteins come from a genomic window of Pseudomonas sp. MAG733B:
- the dctA gene encoding C4-dicarboxylate transporter DctA yields MTRIISPAIATSPRRSRRFYEDLTFQVLTGMVLGVAVGALAPDVGQALKPLGDVFIRLIQMVVGLIIFCTVTHGIASVRDLGKVGRIAIKAIVYFEVVTTIALVIGLVTINILQPGVGMNIDPALLQNAGDAVHPAARMSLGEFMLNLVPKTATGAFAEGEILQILVFSVLFACGLASLGDKAQPVLNVVETVSQALFWVIRLAMKLAPIAAFGAIAFTVAKFGLKSLVPLAALVGEFYLTCAIFFLIVLAPIAWYAGFNLLKLMRYIREELILVIGTNSSESVFPQLISKLKRLGVEESVVGLVLPTGYSFNHDGTCLYFAAVAVFLAQATGTALGWEQQLSLLFVLLVTSKGGAGVAGSAIAVLAMTLAATKSIPVSSIALILGVHRILASAFVFTNIAGNCVATLVVGKWENAIDRKRLQSELDAGYRDA; encoded by the coding sequence ATGACTCGTATCATCTCGCCAGCCATTGCCACTTCACCCCGGCGTTCACGTCGGTTTTATGAAGACCTGACTTTTCAGGTCCTGACGGGCATGGTCCTCGGCGTCGCCGTCGGCGCCTTGGCCCCCGACGTCGGCCAGGCGCTCAAACCCCTCGGTGACGTGTTCATCCGGTTGATCCAGATGGTGGTCGGCCTGATCATCTTCTGCACCGTCACCCACGGTATTGCCAGCGTGCGTGATTTGGGCAAGGTCGGTCGTATCGCAATCAAGGCCATCGTCTATTTCGAGGTGGTGACGACCATTGCGCTGGTGATCGGGCTGGTGACGATCAACATTCTGCAGCCCGGTGTCGGGATGAACATCGACCCTGCGCTGTTGCAGAACGCCGGTGATGCGGTGCACCCGGCGGCTCGCATGAGCCTGGGCGAGTTCATGCTGAATCTGGTGCCAAAAACCGCCACCGGTGCGTTTGCTGAAGGCGAAATCCTGCAGATTCTGGTGTTCTCGGTGCTGTTTGCCTGTGGCTTGGCGTCCTTGGGTGACAAGGCGCAGCCTGTACTGAACGTCGTTGAAACAGTCTCGCAGGCGCTGTTCTGGGTCATTCGTCTGGCGATGAAACTGGCGCCGATCGCCGCGTTCGGTGCCATTGCATTCACGGTGGCCAAATTCGGCCTCAAGTCATTGGTGCCGCTGGCTGCGCTGGTGGGCGAGTTTTACCTGACCTGCGCGATTTTCTTTCTGATCGTGCTGGCACCGATCGCCTGGTACGCCGGGTTCAACCTGCTCAAGCTGATGCGCTACATCCGTGAAGAACTGATCCTGGTGATCGGCACCAACTCCTCGGAAAGCGTGTTCCCTCAACTGATCTCCAAGCTCAAGCGCCTCGGGGTGGAAGAATCAGTCGTGGGGCTAGTGCTGCCGACCGGCTACAGCTTCAACCACGATGGCACCTGCCTGTACTTCGCTGCGGTTGCGGTCTTCCTGGCCCAGGCCACGGGTACGGCGTTGGGCTGGGAGCAACAGCTGTCACTGCTCTTTGTACTGCTGGTGACCTCAAAAGGCGGCGCCGGTGTGGCCGGTTCTGCCATTGCGGTGCTGGCAATGACGCTCGCTGCTACCAAGTCGATTCCTGTCAGCAGTATCGCGCTGATCCTCGGCGTTCACCGCATCCTCGCTTCTGCCTTCGTCTTCACCAACATCGCCGGCAACTGCGTGGCCACCTTGGTGGTGGGAAAATGGGAAAACGCGATCGACCGCAAGCGACTGCAAAGCGAGCTGGATGCGGGCTACCGCGACGCCTGA
- a CDS encoding amidohydrolase family protein has protein sequence MKLLDTHTHVISPDSARYPTDPIGGHQSEWSQARPVDADSLLRAMDAADIAQAVVVQASTVYGHDNRYVADTVRAHRDRLVGVYSLDALAADAVEKIAYWQEQGLSGFRLFTTGSTMPGQGDWLGHANSYPAWAYAEAHAIPVCLQMTMEGIPALRGLLERFPKAIVLLDHCARPVLSEGAPYDAAQALLELSAFPGVHLKLTNRTLAAATEGQSTPIDFLRTIIAAFGADHIAWGSNFPAAAGTLAELADTARAVLSELSVQEQQAIASGTARRLYLFSPSEPR, from the coding sequence GTGAAGCTGCTTGATACCCATACTCATGTGATTTCTCCCGATAGCGCGCGTTACCCCACTGATCCCATTGGCGGCCATCAGTCCGAATGGTCGCAGGCTCGTCCGGTCGATGCAGACAGCCTGCTGCGCGCCATGGACGCAGCGGACATTGCCCAGGCGGTCGTGGTTCAGGCCTCGACGGTTTACGGGCACGACAACCGTTATGTTGCCGACACTGTGCGGGCGCACCGGGATCGCCTGGTAGGTGTCTATTCCCTCGATGCGCTCGCCGCCGATGCGGTGGAAAAAATTGCTTACTGGCAGGAACAAGGACTGTCGGGCTTCCGGCTATTCACCACCGGCAGCACCATGCCGGGCCAAGGCGACTGGCTGGGCCACGCCAATTCCTATCCCGCCTGGGCCTATGCTGAAGCGCATGCAATCCCGGTGTGTCTGCAAATGACCATGGAAGGGATTCCGGCCCTGCGTGGTCTGCTTGAACGCTTCCCCAAGGCGATCGTGTTGCTCGACCACTGTGCGCGGCCGGTGCTGTCCGAAGGTGCGCCCTACGACGCCGCACAGGCGTTGCTCGAACTGTCGGCATTCCCGGGTGTGCATCTGAAACTGACCAACCGAACCCTGGCGGCAGCGACCGAAGGCCAGTCGACACCGATCGATTTCTTGCGCACGATCATTGCGGCGTTTGGGGCCGATCATATCGCCTGGGGTTCGAATTTCCCCGCGGCAGCCGGCACTCTGGCCGAACTGGCCGACACCGCCCGCGCGGTGCTGTCGGAGCTGTCAGTGCAGGAACAGCAGGCAATCGCCAGTGGCACGGCCCGGCGCCTGTATTTGTTCTCCCCATCGGAGCCGCGTTGA
- a CDS encoding LysR family transcriptional regulator, with the protein MNTVYSLNLRHLGALLEVAHSGNISMAARTVNLSQPALAQAITKIERILDARLLERRSGGVALTDAGNLFVARTRRALAYLAHGVRLIRRVPGKPALAHLDQRLTMSQLRALVSVVGAASYTGAAAQLGLSQPSLHRAMRELQEIVEIPLLERTGRAIQPTATAGRLVHFVRLMLAELRAGIDEITTRNQGQGGTLRIGVLPVARAYFLPKILAEFCIRWPAASVDIVEGPYAELLTHLRQGDIDLLIGSQREHVPAHDVTQEPLFDDELVIVGRAGHPLHGKRQLATIDLLNHQWVMPAPGTPMRVNWERMFEERGQTPPTLRVQCGSVTIKRGLMLEGDWLTLMSRDQFRLESQAGQLVEIGSTGTGIWRTIALTRRTDWRPTALQTSFIELLKRVAAQMRITSGDVRRLF; encoded by the coding sequence ATGAACACTGTCTACTCGTTAAACCTGCGCCACTTGGGCGCGCTGCTTGAAGTCGCGCACTCAGGCAATATCAGTATGGCGGCGCGGACGGTCAATCTATCGCAACCCGCCTTGGCCCAGGCCATCACCAAGATCGAACGGATACTCGATGCGCGTCTGCTCGAGCGTCGCTCAGGCGGCGTGGCGTTGACGGACGCCGGTAATCTGTTCGTGGCGCGTACCCGACGGGCGCTGGCCTACCTGGCCCACGGGGTGCGCCTGATCCGCCGTGTGCCGGGGAAACCAGCGCTTGCCCATCTCGACCAACGCTTGACCATGAGTCAGCTGCGCGCATTGGTGTCGGTCGTCGGGGCCGCCAGCTATACCGGCGCGGCCGCACAACTTGGCCTGTCCCAACCGTCGCTACACCGGGCGATGCGGGAGTTGCAGGAGATCGTGGAGATCCCCTTGCTGGAGCGCACGGGACGGGCCATCCAGCCCACCGCCACGGCCGGTCGCCTCGTGCATTTCGTACGTCTGATGCTGGCGGAATTACGTGCAGGGATCGACGAGATCACCACCCGCAACCAGGGCCAGGGCGGCACACTGCGCATCGGCGTTTTGCCCGTCGCCCGCGCCTACTTTCTGCCAAAGATCCTTGCGGAGTTCTGTATCCGGTGGCCGGCGGCATCGGTGGACATCGTCGAAGGCCCCTATGCCGAATTGCTCACACACTTGCGTCAGGGTGATATAGACCTGCTGATTGGTTCACAGCGCGAACATGTCCCGGCGCATGACGTGACCCAGGAACCGCTGTTCGACGACGAACTCGTGATCGTCGGACGTGCCGGCCATCCGCTGCACGGCAAGCGTCAACTCGCCACGATTGACCTACTGAATCATCAGTGGGTAATGCCGGCTCCCGGTACGCCGATGCGAGTGAACTGGGAACGGATGTTCGAGGAACGCGGGCAGACCCCGCCAACCCTGCGGGTGCAGTGCGGGTCCGTCACAATCAAGCGTGGCCTGATGCTGGAAGGTGATTGGCTGACACTGATGTCACGGGATCAATTTCGCCTGGAAAGCCAGGCTGGGCAACTGGTAGAAATCGGCTCGACCGGTACGGGCATCTGGCGAACCATCGCCCTGACGCGTCGGACCGACTGGCGACCTACAGCACTTCAGACATCGTTCATTGAACTGTTGAAAAGAGTGGCAGCACAGATGCGTATCACATCAGGAGATGTCCGGAGACTTTTTTGA